The following are encoded in a window of Planctomycetia bacterium genomic DNA:
- a CDS encoding transcriptional repressor, producing MKPRAVAGVDEYRQALRGAGLRSTAARIAVLEHLSQARAPRSHAEIAEILEPMGFDRATAYRNLIDLTEAGLVSRTELGDHVWRFEMRRPGHDHDNEHPHFVCVDCGEVSCLPDVQVNISPSPGTKRSGISDVTEVLLRGHCGRCS from the coding sequence ATGAAGCCTAGGGCGGTCGCGGGCGTTGACGAATATCGCCAAGCGTTGCGCGGAGCCGGGCTGCGCAGCACCGCCGCCCGAATTGCCGTGCTGGAGCATCTCAGTCAGGCGCGAGCACCGAGAAGCCACGCCGAGATCGCGGAGATCCTGGAACCGATGGGCTTCGATCGGGCCACCGCCTATCGCAACCTGATCGATTTGACCGAAGCCGGGTTGGTTTCGCGCACCGAACTGGGCGACCATGTCTGGCGCTTCGAGATGCGCCGACCCGGCCACGATCACGACAACGAGCACCCGCATTTCGTGTGCGTCGATTGCGGCGAGGTCTCCTGCCTCCCGGACGTGCAGGTGAATATTTCTCCGTCGCCCGGCACCAAGCGTTCAGGGATCAGCGACGTGACGGAAGTTCTCCTCCGCGGGCACTGCGGGCGCTGCTCGTAG
- a CDS encoding CHRD domain-containing protein: MKRMMSLACAVVALLTWSTHGQAAIVKYEVLLDGHQEVDSSGNPDKGDLDGTGFAQLWVDSEALSIDWNITAENIEFPLIGAHIHESPAGTNGSVKIDFDAQLTGSGKVDADLANLLANPTGFYVNLHNNSFTGGAIRGQIGQPVPEPTSLVLAGLGFVALALWRRK; the protein is encoded by the coding sequence ATGAAACGCATGATGTCGCTGGCGTGCGCCGTCGTAGCGTTGTTGACTTGGTCGACCCACGGCCAGGCCGCCATTGTGAAATATGAGGTGCTGCTCGACGGCCATCAGGAAGTCGACTCCAGCGGCAATCCGGACAAAGGCGATCTCGACGGCACCGGTTTCGCGCAACTGTGGGTCGATTCCGAAGCGCTGTCGATCGATTGGAACATCACTGCCGAAAACATCGAGTTCCCGCTGATCGGAGCCCACATCCACGAATCTCCGGCTGGCACAAATGGCTCGGTGAAGATCGATTTCGATGCACAGCTGACTGGCAGCGGAAAAGTTGATGCTGACCTGGCGAACCTGTTGGCCAACCCGACCGGGTTCTACGTCAACCTGCACAACAACTCCTTCACCGGCGGCGCGATTCGCGGGCAAATCGGCCAGCCTGTGCCGGAACCAACCTCGCTTGTCTTAGCTGGTTTAGGCTTCGTGGCGCTCGCGCTCTGGCGCAGGAAATAG
- a CDS encoding multidrug efflux SMR transporter: MAWILLIIAGLLEAGWAVGLKFTDGFTRPIPSLLTIAGIATSMVLLSLATREIPIGTAYVAWVGIGALGASILGMFLFDEPRHALRFLFLGLLVVAVVGLKVTSR, translated from the coding sequence ATGGCCTGGATTCTCTTGATCATCGCCGGATTGTTGGAGGCTGGTTGGGCGGTCGGTCTCAAGTTCACCGACGGCTTCACCCGGCCGATCCCCAGTCTGCTCACGATCGCGGGCATTGCCACAAGCATGGTCCTGCTGTCGCTCGCGACGCGCGAGATTCCGATCGGCACGGCCTACGTCGCCTGGGTCGGCATCGGCGCGCTCGGCGCGTCGATCCTCGGGATGTTCCTGTTCGACGAGCCGCGCCACGCGCTGCGGTTTCTCTTCCTCGGCCTGCTGGTCGTCGCCGTGGTTGGTCTGAAAGTGACCAGCAGGTAG
- a CDS encoding c-type cytochrome domain-containing protein: MRHFLCLIPVAALWVSPSFAADVSFKNEIAPILAARCAGCHGGAEAKAGYRVNSFTAMLSPGETESDPLTAGDPDASYLLELIESDDADARMPKEAEALPAEQRALIRRWIEEGAKFDGPDAKAALQSYLPQVTHAAPPEAYRFALPITAVAISPNGQEVAASGYHEITIWNAADGKLLRRIPNVAERTLGLAYSADGAMLAAAGGAPGVSGELRVYNPADGALVREVGRFADTAFAVTFNPDGTKLAVSGADRAIRVYQVADWSEATTIEDHADWVTAIAFSPDGARIASGSRDKTSKLFDVATGDALATYPNYGDAVYGVAFSADGAQVIAGGRAGRMDFWNAADGVRAAEVAVGGEIQRILAAGGQIFTVASDSHARQFKADDRAAVRTYAGHSDRLQSAAFDPAANRLVTGSINGEVRVWNTADGTQVTSFIAAPGFVTETAQVQAAAK; this comes from the coding sequence ATGCGCCACTTCCTTTGCTTGATTCCCGTTGCGGCGCTCTGGGTTTCGCCGTCCTTCGCGGCCGACGTCTCGTTTAAGAATGAGATTGCGCCGATTCTGGCCGCGCGGTGCGCCGGCTGTCACGGCGGGGCCGAGGCGAAGGCGGGATATCGAGTGAACTCCTTCACCGCGATGCTCTCGCCCGGCGAGACGGAATCCGATCCTTTGACAGCTGGCGATCCCGACGCGAGCTACTTACTGGAATTGATCGAAAGCGATGACGCAGACGCGCGCATGCCGAAGGAAGCCGAGGCGCTGCCGGCCGAGCAGCGGGCGCTGATTCGGCGCTGGATCGAGGAAGGGGCGAAGTTCGATGGGCCCGACGCCAAGGCCGCGCTGCAATCGTATCTACCCCAAGTGACGCACGCCGCGCCACCGGAAGCGTATCGCTTTGCCTTGCCGATTACCGCCGTGGCCATCTCTCCCAATGGTCAGGAAGTCGCAGCCAGCGGCTACCATGAAATCACGATCTGGAACGCGGCGGACGGCAAACTGTTACGACGGATCCCGAATGTCGCCGAGCGCACGCTGGGCCTGGCCTATTCCGCCGACGGTGCGATGTTGGCCGCTGCCGGCGGCGCGCCGGGCGTTTCCGGAGAGCTGCGTGTCTACAATCCGGCAGATGGCGCGCTGGTGCGCGAAGTCGGCCGTTTCGCGGACACCGCCTTCGCCGTGACGTTCAATCCGGACGGCACGAAACTCGCCGTGTCCGGCGCGGATCGCGCGATCCGTGTGTATCAAGTCGCCGATTGGAGCGAAGCGACGACCATCGAGGACCACGCCGATTGGGTGACGGCGATTGCCTTTAGCCCCGACGGAGCGCGGATCGCCTCGGGCAGTCGAGATAAGACCTCGAAGTTGTTCGACGTCGCGACCGGCGATGCGCTGGCGACGTACCCGAACTACGGCGACGCGGTTTACGGCGTGGCATTCAGCGCCGACGGCGCTCAGGTGATTGCCGGCGGGCGCGCCGGAAGGATGGATTTCTGGAACGCCGCGGACGGCGTGCGCGCCGCCGAGGTTGCTGTCGGAGGGGAGATTCAACGCATCCTGGCTGCCGGCGGTCAGATTTTCACCGTGGCCTCCGACTCGCACGCGCGGCAGTTCAAGGCCGACGATCGCGCCGCGGTGCGGACCTATGCGGGCCACAGCGACCGGCTGCAATCGGCGGCGTTTGACCCGGCCGCGAATCGGCTCGTGACGGGATCGATCAACGGCGAAGTGCGCGTTTGGAACACGGCCGACGGCACGCAAGTGACATCGTTCATCGCCGCGCCGGGTTTCGTCACAGAGACCGCTCAAGTGCAGGCTGCGGCAAAATAA
- a CDS encoding DUF1553 domain-containing protein yields MRRCTRSVLKVTAIACCGAMLSLALVATTHADETAATLDDVARIEVFPPQIKLESARRAMHLVVTGVNAAGQTRDLTDVATFESTNPAIATIDQGIVRPVADGVADIRVTVNGQETLVPVEVLGQAAREPVSFQYGALVALSKQGCNSGACHGSPSGKGGFRLSLRAYDAALDIYTLTQEDHQRRVNLLEPSNSLVLQKPTMAVTHGGGQKLQPSDPAYALLHDWIAEGGRVDTPERPRCVRIEVYPPARTLHYPATTQQIIALAHFSDGSVRDITDVAVYSSSDEAVASADVRGQVQAKDRGEAAILVRYLEHMETSRMTFLRDVEGFAWNDPKENNFVDQHVFDKLRLMQILPSDLCTDDEFIRRAHLDVVGELPTPEETRAFLSDPNPWKRSHLIDALLERPEYSQFWALKWGDLLKLGNKRVSQAGVHKFHHWLVSAVARNMPYDEFARELLTASGSTFANPAANYYRTATDTNECTETTSQVFLGVRIQCAKCHNHPFERWTQDNYYGIGAFFHRVARKSGSVPDELVVFASRSGEIVQPRTGKQMPPWLPLVGDAQVPDDEDRRQAFAEWLTRPENPFFARVAVNRIWGHLMGRGIVEPVDDFRDSNPPANAPLLDALAEDFAAHGFDWKHTLRTILNSRTYQLSSRTNSFNAQDVKYSSHTATRLQTAEQLLDAICQVTGVPEKYPGLPAGIRATQLPSPDVDHPFLKTFGQPARETACQCERGADSNLSQALQLINGPLVHAKLKDEHNRFRTLVAAGKSDRAIVTELYLSAFSRPPSEQELAVADRHIAASGDRLAALEDLCWAVINANEFLFQH; encoded by the coding sequence ATGCGACGATGCACGCGTTCCGTCCTGAAGGTCACTGCGATTGCCTGCTGCGGCGCCATGCTGTCGCTGGCGCTCGTGGCGACGACGCATGCCGACGAAACGGCGGCGACGCTGGACGACGTGGCGCGGATTGAGGTTTTTCCGCCACAAATTAAGCTGGAATCCGCGCGGCGTGCGATGCATCTCGTGGTCACCGGCGTGAACGCCGCGGGACAAACGCGCGATCTCACGGACGTCGCCACGTTCGAATCCACGAACCCCGCGATTGCGACGATTGATCAGGGCATCGTCCGTCCGGTTGCGGATGGCGTCGCGGATATCCGAGTTACCGTCAATGGCCAAGAAACACTGGTTCCCGTCGAGGTGCTGGGGCAGGCCGCCCGGGAGCCAGTTTCTTTTCAATACGGCGCCTTAGTCGCGCTCTCCAAGCAAGGCTGCAACTCCGGCGCTTGCCATGGATCTCCCAGCGGCAAGGGGGGCTTTCGGCTGTCCCTGCGAGCCTACGACGCGGCGCTCGATATCTACACATTGACGCAGGAAGATCATCAGCGTCGCGTGAATCTGCTGGAACCGTCGAATAGCCTCGTCCTGCAAAAACCGACGATGGCCGTCACGCATGGCGGCGGGCAAAAGCTTCAGCCAAGCGATCCGGCCTATGCGTTGCTGCATGATTGGATTGCCGAAGGCGGACGCGTCGATACTCCAGAACGCCCGCGCTGCGTGCGAATCGAAGTCTATCCGCCCGCCCGCACGCTGCACTATCCGGCGACGACGCAACAAATCATCGCGCTGGCCCATTTTTCGGATGGCTCGGTCCGCGATATCACCGACGTGGCCGTGTATTCCAGCTCCGACGAAGCGGTGGCTTCGGCCGACGTCCGCGGCCAGGTGCAAGCCAAGGATCGCGGCGAAGCGGCGATTCTCGTTCGCTATTTGGAGCACATGGAAACGTCGCGGATGACGTTCCTGCGGGACGTGGAAGGCTTCGCCTGGAACGATCCCAAGGAAAACAACTTTGTCGACCAGCATGTGTTCGACAAGCTGCGCCTGATGCAGATTCTGCCGTCCGATCTTTGCACCGACGACGAGTTCATCCGCCGCGCCCATCTGGACGTGGTCGGCGAATTGCCCACGCCGGAGGAAACCCGCGCGTTCTTGTCCGATCCCAATCCTTGGAAGCGCAGCCACTTGATCGACGCGCTCCTGGAGCGTCCAGAATACTCGCAGTTCTGGGCACTGAAATGGGGAGACCTGCTCAAGCTCGGCAACAAGCGAGTTTCCCAGGCGGGCGTACACAAGTTCCATCATTGGCTCGTGAGCGCCGTCGCGCGGAACATGCCGTACGATGAATTCGCCCGCGAGTTGCTGACTGCGTCCGGCAGCACATTCGCCAACCCTGCTGCGAATTACTATCGCACGGCGACGGACACCAACGAATGCACTGAAACCACTTCGCAAGTTTTCTTGGGCGTGCGTATCCAATGCGCCAAGTGCCACAACCATCCGTTCGAGCGGTGGACGCAGGACAACTACTACGGCATCGGCGCGTTCTTTCATCGCGTCGCGCGCAAGTCCGGTTCCGTGCCGGACGAGTTGGTGGTCTTCGCTTCGCGCAGCGGTGAGATCGTGCAGCCGCGGACCGGCAAGCAGATGCCGCCGTGGTTGCCGCTCGTCGGCGACGCGCAAGTGCCGGACGACGAGGATCGCCGCCAGGCGTTCGCCGAATGGTTGACGCGCCCAGAGAATCCGTTCTTTGCCCGCGTGGCGGTGAATCGCATCTGGGGACACCTGATGGGGCGCGGCATCGTGGAGCCGGTCGACGATTTCCGCGACTCGAATCCGCCGGCCAACGCACCGCTGCTGGATGCGCTGGCCGAGGATTTCGCCGCCCACGGTTTCGACTGGAAGCACACGCTGCGGACGATTCTCAACAGCCGCACGTACCAACTCAGCTCGCGGACGAACTCTTTCAACGCGCAAGACGTGAAGTACTCGTCCCACACCGCGACGCGCCTGCAAACCGCGGAGCAATTGCTCGACGCCATCTGCCAGGTAACCGGCGTACCGGAAAAATACCCTGGGTTGCCCGCTGGCATCCGCGCTACGCAATTGCCCAGCCCGGACGTCGATCATCCGTTCCTGAAAACCTTTGGCCAGCCCGCCCGAGAGACCGCCTGCCAATGCGAGCGCGGCGCCGATTCGAATCTCTCGCAGGCATTGCAACTCATTAACGGCCCGTTGGTCCACGCGAAGTTGAAGGACGAGCACAATCGTTTCCGGACCCTCGTGGCCGCTGGCAAGAGCGATCGCGCCATCGTCACCGAGTTGTATCTGTCCGCGTTCAGTCGTCCGCCCAGCGAACAGGAATTGGCCGTCGCCGACCGGCACATCGCCGCCAGTGGAGATCGCCTTGCCGCTCTGGAAGATCTTTGTTGGGCGGTGATCAACGCGAATGAGTTTTTATTTCAGCACTAG
- a CDS encoding PPC domain-containing protein, with protein sequence MSLARPFCCAIVGLSLVCGAAFGDPPTLTHTMPLAVQPGVTTDVTLHGGALAGSTGVWTSFAATQTLTPDVAENGTQPAQVSYRLDVPPETPVGIAGLRIGTTEGISNLRLIMVDDLPSVAENNQNNTFDVAQTLSFPIAVDGKIDAEQSDYYRIHATAGARITVEAVARRLGFALDPVVRLLDAAGRELVYADDDPSLGPDCRFAFDVPAEGDYTLEIRDIRYQGGDAHRYRLRIGNFPLVSTTFPLAARKGRESQLEAAGNSIAGMGPMTLALAADCSNSAVPMGVKLPDGAGSTAVMVASSDWDEFVETEPNDALDASNAVALPGAINGRMNSARDRDRFMFHAAAGTRYTLRLQTRSLGSPADLSVRILNADGGTIAELENSGGGDRELEFQSPADGDYRIVVDELYRRAGPEFTYRVEVIPFEPGFTLTAEADKWDVPRGGVLVTKVTSARKEYNGPITLALEGLGDGVQLAGNVIAEGQNETNLQITLPPSIEPGRFTPAQIVGRAELGGKALAVVAQTRPLLTAAFNGLAYPPAALNGVLGLGVGPVFPDFFKLALDRESIAFPRLVGASTFTIKSERLNGFEDGIALSLEGLPPGVTADIKPLEKGQSEVAVVLTGPALLSDTPYPLQLVGQATFRNQPQRIVLADVPFQVVDPLQARGEQAAPLTAGASSPLKVQITRFGDAAPVRVSLTNLPPGVTSSGEVTVAADQQEIELPLTATDEAAAGAFDGVALIAASEVKGQAVVTRTPITITVAAKTE encoded by the coding sequence ATGAGCCTCGCGCGCCCTTTCTGCTGCGCTATCGTCGGCTTATCGCTCGTGTGCGGGGCGGCGTTCGGCGATCCGCCGACGCTGACGCACACGATGCCGCTGGCGGTCCAGCCGGGCGTCACGACCGATGTCACGCTCCACGGCGGCGCACTCGCCGGCAGCACTGGGGTTTGGACGAGCTTCGCGGCTACGCAGACGCTAACGCCCGACGTCGCGGAGAATGGCACGCAACCTGCGCAAGTTTCGTACCGCTTGGACGTCCCGCCGGAAACGCCGGTCGGAATCGCGGGCCTACGAATCGGGACCACCGAGGGGATTTCCAACCTGCGGCTGATCATGGTCGATGATTTGCCGAGCGTCGCCGAGAACAATCAGAACAATACCTTTGACGTCGCGCAAACGCTCTCGTTCCCCATCGCCGTGGATGGCAAGATCGACGCGGAACAATCGGACTACTATCGCATCCATGCGACAGCTGGCGCCCGGATCACCGTCGAAGCCGTGGCGCGACGGCTTGGCTTCGCGCTCGATCCAGTCGTTCGACTTTTAGATGCCGCGGGACGCGAATTGGTTTACGCCGACGACGACCCCAGCCTGGGTCCAGATTGTCGGTTCGCGTTCGATGTGCCGGCCGAAGGGGATTACACGCTGGAGATTCGCGACATTCGCTACCAAGGGGGCGACGCGCATCGCTACCGCTTGCGGATTGGTAATTTCCCGCTGGTGTCGACCACGTTTCCGCTCGCCGCTCGCAAAGGTCGTGAATCGCAACTCGAAGCAGCCGGGAATTCCATCGCCGGGATGGGCCCAATGACCTTGGCGCTCGCGGCCGATTGTTCCAACTCCGCCGTGCCGATGGGCGTGAAGCTTCCGGACGGCGCCGGTTCGACGGCTGTCATGGTGGCGTCGAGCGATTGGGATGAGTTCGTCGAGACCGAGCCGAACGATGCGCTCGACGCTTCGAACGCGGTGGCATTGCCCGGCGCGATCAACGGCCGCATGAATTCCGCGCGCGATCGCGACCGGTTCATGTTTCATGCCGCCGCCGGAACGCGCTACACCTTAAGGCTCCAAACGCGGAGTCTCGGCTCGCCCGCCGATTTATCGGTGCGGATTCTGAACGCCGACGGCGGGACGATCGCGGAACTGGAAAACTCCGGTGGCGGCGATCGGGAATTGGAATTTCAGTCGCCGGCGGATGGCGACTATCGCATCGTCGTTGACGAGCTCTATCGTCGCGCTGGGCCGGAGTTTACGTACCGCGTGGAAGTCATTCCGTTCGAGCCCGGCTTCACGCTGACGGCCGAAGCCGATAAATGGGATGTCCCGCGCGGCGGAGTGCTGGTCACGAAGGTCACGTCCGCGCGCAAGGAATACAACGGTCCGATCACGCTAGCGCTTGAAGGTCTCGGGGATGGCGTGCAGCTTGCCGGTAACGTGATCGCTGAGGGTCAGAACGAAACAAATTTGCAAATCACACTGCCCCCGTCCATCGAACCGGGCCGGTTTACGCCGGCGCAGATCGTGGGCCGCGCGGAACTGGGCGGTAAGGCGCTGGCCGTCGTCGCGCAGACGCGGCCGCTGCTGACCGCCGCCTTTAATGGACTGGCCTATCCGCCCGCGGCGCTCAACGGCGTGCTGGGCTTGGGCGTCGGGCCGGTGTTTCCCGACTTTTTCAAACTCGCGCTCGACCGCGAAAGCATCGCCTTCCCGCGCTTGGTCGGCGCGAGCACGTTCACGATCAAGAGCGAGCGGCTGAACGGATTCGAGGATGGCATCGCGTTATCGTTGGAAGGGCTGCCGCCGGGCGTGACCGCCGATATCAAGCCGCTGGAAAAGGGACAGAGCGAGGTTGCCGTCGTGCTCACCGGACCCGCGCTGCTGAGTGATACGCCCTATCCGCTGCAACTCGTGGGTCAGGCCACGTTCCGCAATCAGCCGCAGAGAATTGTGCTGGCCGACGTGCCGTTCCAGGTGGTCGATCCGTTGCAAGCCCGTGGAGAACAGGCCGCGCCGTTGACGGCTGGCGCATCGTCTCCCTTGAAGGTGCAGATCACGCGCTTTGGCGACGCCGCGCCGGTGCGCGTTTCGCTCACCAACTTGCCGCCAGGCGTGACATCTTCGGGTGAGGTAACCGTTGCCGCTGATCAGCAAGAAATCGAGTTGCCGTTAACGGCCACGGACGAGGCTGCGGCCGGCGCCTTCGACGGCGTAGCGCTGATCGCCGCCAGTGAAGTCAAAGGCCAGGCGGTTGTCACACGTACGCCAATCACGATCACCGTAGCTGCGAAAACAGAATAG
- a CDS encoding PSD1 and planctomycete cytochrome C domain-containing protein, translating into MRKLQTGAVFCWVLLGAGCAPVMAWAADEIDRAALEQAFTGDIAPILERHCADCHNADAPEHELDLSSLAGALKGGVSGPAVAPGRAAESMVHRFVQLDGDPHMPPEGQLNATEIATLAKWIDSLPASLASAEKKIRDEDRAHWSYLPVVRHEPPSVSNPDWVRNAIDAFVLAGLDQAELSPSPEATKLALVRRATFDLIGLPPTPEEVQSFLADESPDAYEKLIDRLLASEHYGERWGRHWLDVARYADSDGFEFDMDRPQAYKYRDYVIRSFNEDKPYDRFIEEQIAGDEIAPGNQDALIATAFLRNGPTIDNQKNEKIRLDELDDVVSTTSAVVMGLTVGCARCHDHKYDAIPQRDYYRMLAVFNSMEREMVDDVMCVQDIGRNPRETHVLLRGEPHMKGDVVEPGVLSVLETLPVQFPESPEHAASTGRRATLAHWLARPENPLTARVMANRIWHYHFGQGLVRTPSDYGVRGERPTHPELLDWLASEFVAGGWRMKPLHRQIMLSSTYRQASVQDVEKSKHDPQNVWLWRFPLKRNEAEVIRDTILSVAGTLNTQMFGPGVHPRIDPSVIATGSTSKWPVVEKEGPEQWRRSVYVFVKRSVLVPMLEGFDAPNATTTCDRRLVTTVPTQSLQLMNNVFGNDQALLMAQRLRREAGAELPAQIDRAYWLAFQRPVTDGQRAAAVEFVQAETEQHVARLKDDASVYEADRANVAAERALADFCHVLLNANEFVYVE; encoded by the coding sequence ATGCGAAAACTGCAGACTGGCGCAGTGTTCTGTTGGGTGTTACTCGGCGCTGGGTGCGCGCCAGTAATGGCCTGGGCAGCCGACGAGATCGATCGCGCCGCGCTGGAACAGGCGTTCACCGGCGACATCGCCCCAATTCTGGAACGGCACTGCGCGGATTGCCACAACGCCGACGCCCCGGAACACGAGTTGGACCTCTCCAGCCTGGCCGGCGCGTTGAAAGGAGGCGTCTCCGGGCCGGCCGTCGCTCCGGGCCGCGCCGCCGAGAGTATGGTGCATCGCTTCGTCCAGCTGGACGGCGACCCGCACATGCCGCCCGAAGGACAATTGAATGCGACCGAAATCGCCACGCTCGCCAAATGGATCGACAGCCTGCCGGCGTCGCTCGCCTCGGCGGAAAAAAAAATCCGCGATGAAGATCGCGCTCATTGGTCCTATCTGCCCGTCGTGCGTCACGAGCCGCCCAGCGTTTCCAACCCCGACTGGGTGCGCAATGCGATCGACGCCTTCGTCTTGGCCGGTTTGGACCAAGCCGAACTAAGCCCGTCGCCGGAAGCGACGAAGTTAGCCCTCGTTCGCCGCGCCACGTTCGACTTGATCGGCCTGCCGCCGACGCCGGAGGAAGTGCAATCATTCCTAGCGGATGAATCGCCGGACGCCTACGAAAAACTGATCGATCGACTCCTGGCGAGCGAGCACTACGGCGAACGTTGGGGTCGGCACTGGCTGGATGTCGCGCGGTACGCCGACTCGGACGGCTTCGAGTTCGATATGGACCGGCCGCAGGCGTACAAGTATCGCGACTACGTGATTCGCTCCTTCAACGAAGACAAGCCCTACGATCGGTTCATCGAAGAACAGATCGCCGGCGATGAAATCGCGCCGGGCAATCAAGACGCGCTCATCGCTACGGCGTTCCTGCGAAACGGGCCGACGATCGACAACCAGAAGAACGAAAAGATTCGCCTCGACGAGTTGGACGACGTCGTCTCGACAACGAGCGCCGTCGTCATGGGGCTGACCGTCGGTTGCGCTCGCTGCCACGACCATAAGTACGACGCCATCCCGCAGCGCGACTATTACCGCATGCTGGCCGTGTTCAACAGCATGGAACGGGAGATGGTCGACGACGTGATGTGCGTTCAGGATATCGGCCGCAACCCGCGCGAGACGCACGTGTTGTTGCGCGGCGAGCCGCACATGAAAGGCGACGTCGTCGAGCCAGGCGTGTTGAGCGTGCTGGAAACGCTGCCGGTGCAATTCCCCGAATCGCCGGAACACGCCGCTTCGACGGGTCGACGCGCAACATTGGCGCATTGGCTTGCGCGGCCGGAGAACCCACTCACCGCGCGGGTGATGGCCAACCGCATCTGGCACTATCACTTCGGCCAAGGGCTGGTCCGCACGCCCAGCGACTATGGCGTGCGTGGCGAGCGCCCCACGCATCCGGAGTTACTTGATTGGCTGGCTAGCGAGTTCGTCGCCGGCGGCTGGCGCATGAAGCCGCTGCATCGGCAGATCATGCTCTCGAGCACGTATCGCCAGGCCTCCGTGCAGGACGTGGAAAAGTCCAAGCACGATCCGCAGAACGTTTGGTTGTGGCGCTTCCCGCTCAAGCGCAACGAAGCCGAGGTGATTCGCGACACGATTCTCTCCGTTGCGGGCACGCTCAACACGCAAATGTTCGGCCCCGGCGTCCATCCGCGGATCGACCCGAGCGTCATCGCCACGGGCTCGACGAGCAAATGGCCCGTCGTGGAAAAAGAAGGCCCCGAGCAATGGCGCCGCAGCGTGTACGTGTTCGTCAAACGCTCGGTGCTGGTGCCCATGCTCGAAGGCTTTGACGCCCCGAACGCGACCACGACCTGCGACCGTCGCTTAGTGACGACGGTGCCGACGCAGTCGCTGCAACTGATGAACAACGTCTTCGGTAACGACCAGGCGCTCTTGATGGCCCAGCGGCTGCGCCGCGAGGCCGGCGCGGAACTGCCAGCCCAAATCGACCGCGCCTACTGGCTCGCCTTCCAACGCCCCGTGACAGACGGGCAACGGGCCGCGGCCGTGGAATTCGTTCAAGCCGAGACCGAGCAGCACGTAGCTAGGCTAAAGGACGACGCCTCGGTTTACGAAGCCGACCGCGCGAACGTCGCGGCGGAACGAGCGCTGGCGGACTTTTGCCATGTGCTGCTCAATGCGAATGAGTTTGTGTATGTGGAGTAG